The following proteins come from a genomic window of Tepidiforma thermophila:
- the nadC gene encoding carboxylating nicotinate-nucleotide diphosphorylase yields the protein MLDPLDPAAIEALARRALEEDRAFDDVTTLATVDASLIGTATFLAKEAGVAAGLDVAAACFRIVDGRCQFSPRVRDGDRFTRGQRLATVEGPVRALLQAERVALNFLQRMCGTATLTRAFVDAVAGTGVRILDTRKTTPGLRDFEKYAVRCGGGTNHRRDLASMAMVKDNHREAIRREGRTLADAAAAIRALRPGIAVEIEIDRLEQLDEALAAQPEWILLDNMTLEDMAEAVRRVAGRARLEASGGVRLDTVRAIAETGVDAISVGALTHSARAQDISLELEF from the coding sequence GTGCTTGACCCGCTCGACCCGGCGGCGATTGAAGCGCTGGCGCGGCGGGCGCTGGAGGAGGATCGCGCCTTCGACGACGTGACCACGCTGGCAACCGTCGACGCCTCGCTCATCGGCACGGCGACGTTTCTTGCAAAGGAGGCCGGGGTGGCGGCGGGGCTCGACGTGGCAGCCGCGTGCTTCCGCATCGTTGACGGTCGGTGCCAGTTCAGCCCGCGTGTGCGCGACGGCGACCGGTTCACCCGGGGGCAGCGTCTCGCGACCGTCGAGGGACCGGTGCGGGCGCTCCTCCAGGCCGAGCGTGTGGCGCTCAACTTCCTCCAGCGGATGTGCGGCACCGCAACCCTCACGAGGGCCTTCGTCGATGCGGTTGCCGGCACCGGCGTCCGCATCCTTGACACCCGCAAGACGACCCCCGGCCTGCGCGATTTCGAAAAATATGCAGTCCGGTGCGGCGGCGGTACGAATCACCGCCGGGACCTTGCGTCGATGGCGATGGTCAAGGACAACCACCGCGAAGCGATTCGGCGGGAGGGCCGAACGCTGGCCGACGCCGCAGCGGCGATCCGGGCGCTGCGGCCCGGGATCGCCGTCGAGATTGAAATCGACCGGCTCGAGCAGCTGGACGAAGCGCTCGCCGCACAGCCGGAATGGATTCTTCTCGACAACATGACCCTCGAGGATATGGCGGAGGCTGTCCGGCGGGTGGCCGGGCGGGCCAGGCTCGAGGCGTCGGGCGGCGTCCGTCTCGACACCGTGCGCGCAATCGCAGAGACGGGCGTCGATGCAATCTCGGTCGGGGCGCTAACGCACAGCGCCCGTGCCCAGGACATCAGCCTCGAGCTCGAGTTTTAG
- a CDS encoding sugar phosphate isomerase/epimerase family protein, with protein sequence MSQFALSTMFAQQPRFEDGSVFARFAAESGYDAIEISHSTPAAKVAAIRAANVLPIVAIHQPAPYERLPNGRGNASLNLAALDEDERRQAVAAAARSIDLAAEVGARRVVVHLGHVGTVAEQFEEELALRRAFDAGERDGARVEELRTLLVARRAAAAEPHLGAARRSLEELVALARPRGIAIGIENRYHYHEIPHPGEYAQLLDGFAPEEAGYWHDVGHAEVLHRLGLINRHAWLDRWSGRCIGAHLHDVEGIGDHRAPGDGDVPWEYVVRGVRHLSSFTLEINQHQPGERVRAALGFLAGVGLG encoded by the coding sequence ATGAGCCAGTTCGCCCTCTCCACGATGTTCGCCCAGCAGCCGCGCTTCGAGGACGGGTCTGTCTTTGCCCGCTTCGCCGCTGAGTCCGGGTATGACGCCATCGAAATCAGTCACTCGACTCCGGCCGCGAAGGTCGCCGCCATCCGCGCGGCGAACGTGCTGCCCATCGTCGCCATCCACCAGCCAGCCCCGTACGAACGGCTCCCAAACGGTCGTGGAAACGCGAGCCTGAACCTGGCCGCGCTCGACGAGGATGAGCGCCGCCAGGCCGTCGCCGCCGCAGCCCGGTCCATCGACCTGGCGGCGGAGGTCGGCGCACGGCGGGTGGTCGTCCACCTGGGCCACGTGGGCACGGTGGCCGAACAGTTTGAGGAGGAGCTCGCCCTCCGGCGCGCCTTCGACGCCGGCGAACGGGATGGCGCCAGGGTCGAGGAGCTGCGCACCTTGCTGGTCGCGCGGCGGGCTGCTGCCGCAGAGCCGCATCTTGGGGCGGCCCGGCGTTCGCTGGAGGAGCTGGTTGCCCTCGCCCGGCCCCGCGGCATCGCCATCGGCATCGAAAACCGGTACCACTACCACGAAATCCCGCACCCCGGCGAGTACGCGCAGCTTCTCGATGGGTTCGCGCCCGAGGAGGCAGGCTACTGGCACGACGTCGGCCACGCTGAGGTGCTCCACCGGCTCGGACTCATCAACCGGCATGCCTGGCTCGACCGCTGGTCCGGCCGGTGCATTGGCGCCCACCTCCACGATGTCGAAGGCATCGGCGACCACCGCGCGCCGGGCGACGGCGACGTTCCCTGGGAGTACGTCGTCCGGGGGGTCCGGCACCTGTCGTCGTTCACGCTCGAAATCAACCAGCACCAGCCGGGTGAGCGGGTCCGCGCGGCGCTCGGCTTCCTGGCCGGCGTCGGCCTCGGCTAA
- a CDS encoding M50 family metallopeptidase, whose translation MIFLAVDPVAILQAAVPFLGMLVVLVVIHEFGHFLAAKAFGIKVLEFGIGFPPRAWTFLRKGETEYTLNWLPIGGFVRLLGEEDPTDPRSLAAQAAWKRLVVMSAGVLMNFALAVILLAVGFMVPRERALTMAQIIEVAPGSPAAEARIEGVMRDGSVPKQGLQPGDFVLEVEGKEVRNTSELVYANRLNLGKTQKWVINRGGATLTAYVYARWDPPPGQGPTGIRIGAPSTCSADADGNPTNCQLLYPYTEKVWDWPWVAFPKALVSLRETFQLTVNEVRVMISGTSGASMSSGQPAFTGPVGIAETTGAIIDEQGWRPLIELAALLSLNLAIFNALPIPMLDGGRMLFVFIELLRGGRRISPEKEALVHFMGFALLLFGVLVVTYFDIARIVS comes from the coding sequence GTGATCTTCCTCGCCGTTGACCCGGTTGCCATCCTGCAGGCTGCGGTGCCGTTCCTCGGCATGCTCGTCGTCCTCGTCGTGATCCACGAGTTCGGGCACTTCCTCGCAGCCAAGGCCTTCGGCATCAAGGTGCTCGAGTTCGGCATCGGATTCCCGCCCCGAGCCTGGACGTTCCTGCGCAAAGGCGAGACCGAGTACACGCTGAACTGGCTGCCCATTGGCGGTTTTGTCCGCCTCCTCGGCGAGGAAGACCCGACCGACCCACGCAGCCTCGCAGCGCAGGCAGCCTGGAAGCGGCTCGTCGTCATGTCGGCCGGGGTGCTGATGAACTTCGCGCTGGCTGTCATCCTGCTTGCGGTCGGGTTCATGGTCCCGCGCGAGCGGGCGCTGACGATGGCGCAGATCATCGAGGTTGCACCGGGTTCCCCGGCCGCTGAGGCCCGGATCGAAGGAGTCATGCGGGACGGCTCGGTGCCGAAGCAGGGCCTCCAGCCGGGCGATTTCGTGCTCGAGGTCGAGGGCAAAGAGGTCCGCAACACGTCCGAGCTCGTCTACGCGAACCGCCTGAACCTCGGCAAGACGCAGAAATGGGTCATCAATCGCGGAGGCGCGACCCTCACCGCCTACGTCTACGCCCGCTGGGACCCGCCCCCGGGACAGGGTCCGACCGGCATCCGGATTGGCGCGCCGTCGACCTGCTCGGCCGATGCCGACGGAAACCCGACGAACTGCCAGCTCCTCTACCCCTACACTGAGAAGGTCTGGGACTGGCCGTGGGTGGCATTCCCGAAGGCGCTGGTGTCACTCCGCGAAACCTTCCAGCTCACGGTCAACGAAGTGCGGGTGATGATTTCCGGGACCTCGGGAGCCTCGATGTCCAGCGGTCAGCCCGCGTTCACCGGCCCGGTCGGCATCGCCGAGACGACCGGCGCGATCATCGACGAGCAGGGCTGGCGGCCGCTCATTGAGCTCGCTGCCCTGCTTAGCCTTAACCTCGCGATTTTCAACGCCCTTCCCATCCCGATGCTCGACGGCGGGCGCATGCTGTTCGTGTTCATCGAGCTCCTCCGCGGGGGCCGGCGGATCTCGCCGGAAAAGGAGGCACTGGTCCACTTCATGGGCTTTGCACTCCTGCTCTTTGGCGTCCTGGTCGTTACCTACTTCGATATCGCCCGGATCGTGAGCTGA
- a CDS encoding 1-deoxy-D-xylulose-5-phosphate reductoisomerase — MKPPLRVAVLGSTGSIGRQALDVIARFPDRFAVAALAAGANADLLAEQVAALRPRYVFAERVSPRLQEAAAAVGALAERPEAVAVAPDVDIVLVATAGAAGLLPTLAALRIGRPVAIANKEVLVMAGHLVREAMQAGGGELRPVDSEHSAIWQCLWGESPHAIRRIILTASGGAFRDFSRGQLAAVTPEQALDHPTWKMGRKITVDSATLMNKGMETIEAMWLFDVPMDAVDVVLHRESIVHSLVEFTDGSVKAQLGVPDMRLPIQLALSYPERMPEPPMPLLDLAAVGVLHFGRPDLDRFPCLRLAMEAGRIGGTAPAAMAAADEVAVERFLRREIGFLDIPRVIEHVLEQHEPLPSPSLDEVLAADAEARRLAAAVAPEVPA; from the coding sequence GTGAAGCCCCCGTTGCGCGTCGCCGTCCTCGGCTCGACCGGGTCGATTGGCCGGCAGGCGCTCGATGTCATCGCCCGTTTCCCGGACCGGTTCGCCGTGGCCGCGCTGGCCGCCGGCGCGAACGCCGATCTCCTCGCCGAGCAGGTCGCCGCGTTGCGGCCCCGCTATGTCTTCGCCGAACGGGTCTCGCCGCGGCTCCAGGAGGCCGCGGCCGCCGTCGGCGCACTGGCCGAACGTCCCGAAGCCGTCGCCGTCGCGCCGGATGTGGACATTGTCCTCGTCGCGACGGCGGGTGCGGCGGGCCTGCTGCCGACGCTCGCAGCCCTGCGGATCGGCCGCCCGGTGGCAATCGCCAACAAGGAGGTGTTGGTGATGGCCGGCCACCTTGTCAGGGAGGCGATGCAGGCCGGCGGCGGCGAGCTGCGCCCGGTCGACAGTGAGCATTCAGCCATCTGGCAGTGCCTCTGGGGCGAATCCCCGCACGCAATCCGGCGGATCATCCTCACGGCCAGCGGCGGCGCCTTCCGCGACTTCTCTCGCGGACAGCTTGCCGCAGTCACCCCTGAACAGGCCCTTGACCACCCCACGTGGAAGATGGGCCGCAAAATCACCGTCGATTCCGCCACACTGATGAACAAGGGCATGGAGACCATCGAGGCGATGTGGCTGTTTGATGTCCCGATGGATGCCGTCGACGTCGTGCTCCACCGGGAGTCCATCGTGCACAGCCTCGTGGAGTTCACGGACGGCAGTGTCAAGGCCCAGCTTGGCGTGCCCGACATGCGCCTTCCCATTCAGCTCGCCCTGAGCTACCCCGAGCGGATGCCGGAACCCCCGATGCCGCTGCTCGATCTTGCCGCCGTCGGCGTCCTGCACTTCGGCCGTCCCGACCTCGACCGGTTTCCGTGCCTGCGCCTCGCGATGGAGGCCGGCCGCATCGGCGGGACTGCCCCCGCGGCGATGGCTGCCGCCGACGAGGTCGCCGTGGAACGTTTCCTCCGTCGCGAAATCGGCTTCCTCGATATTCCGCGGGTCATTGAGCATGTACTCGAACAGCACGAGCCGCTCCCGTCGCCGTCGCTGGATGAGGTCCTCGCGGCCGACGCGGAGGCCCGCCGTCTCGCCGCAGCAGTGGCCCCGGAGGTACCCGCGTGA
- a CDS encoding TIGR03560 family F420-dependent LLM class oxidoreductase, with amino-acid sequence MNFGLHIGQQNITIDELRRLWRWADTAGFDWVDVWDHFYEAPPVDGNGSCFEATTCMAAMACDTSNVRIGVLVLGMGYRHPAVLANALCTIDHLSGGRLEIGLGAGWHEPEYRAYGIPFPPIKERLDMLEEGVQVIRLLTTQERSDFDGRFFRLANAACNPKPMQARPRIWVGGNGEKRTLRIAARHADGWNTPYTSPEEFARLSSVLDRWCETEGRDPATIERTVNLSFHMAAAPSDLPRVEAQYRQAWGPAAESMRARGVVTGLPGQAIDLVGRYRDAGAARVNIAIRPSVDWDALAAWTTEVIRAFAG; translated from the coding sequence ATGAACTTCGGCCTGCACATCGGCCAGCAGAACATCACGATCGACGAACTCCGCCGCCTCTGGCGGTGGGCCGACACCGCCGGATTTGACTGGGTTGATGTCTGGGACCACTTCTACGAGGCTCCCCCGGTCGACGGCAATGGAAGCTGTTTCGAGGCAACGACCTGCATGGCCGCCATGGCCTGCGACACGTCGAACGTCCGCATCGGGGTGCTCGTCCTCGGCATGGGCTACCGGCACCCCGCAGTCCTCGCCAACGCCCTGTGCACCATCGACCACCTGAGCGGCGGACGGCTCGAAATCGGCCTCGGCGCCGGCTGGCACGAGCCCGAGTACCGGGCCTACGGTATCCCGTTCCCTCCCATTAAAGAGCGCCTCGACATGCTCGAAGAGGGCGTCCAGGTGATCCGGCTCCTGACCACCCAGGAACGGTCTGACTTCGACGGCCGCTTTTTCCGGCTTGCGAACGCCGCCTGCAATCCGAAGCCCATGCAGGCCCGGCCGCGCATCTGGGTCGGAGGCAACGGCGAGAAGCGGACCCTCCGCATCGCCGCCCGCCACGCCGATGGCTGGAACACCCCGTACACCTCGCCCGAGGAGTTCGCGCGCCTCTCAAGCGTGCTCGACCGCTGGTGTGAGACTGAGGGGCGGGACCCGGCGACCATTGAGCGCACGGTGAATCTCTCCTTCCACATGGCTGCCGCCCCGTCCGACCTTCCCAGGGTCGAAGCGCAATACCGCCAGGCGTGGGGACCGGCCGCCGAGTCGATGCGCGCGCGGGGCGTGGTAACCGGGCTCCCCGGGCAGGCCATCGACCTCGTCGGCCGGTACCGCGACGCCGGCGCAGCCCGCGTCAATATCGCCATCCGTCCCTCGGTCGACTGGGACGCGCTCGCAGCGTGGACCACAGAAGTTATCCGCGCATTCGCCGGCTGA
- the menE gene encoding o-succinylbenzoate--CoA ligase — protein sequence MISPALPPFDWVAHRASALPRHPAVEFGAEVLSFAELDHRVSAFAQELLGAGVRPGDRVGLLAGNSAHYVAAVFGTARAGAIVAPLNWRLAAGELAWQLNRIGTRLLLHDQAFASAASEIARAAGIPAMSIAGGADGAVSGPCEWPGTWSGDFVLMFTSGTTGRPKAARLTFENFFASAAASAFNIGVDPADRWLACMPLCHVGGLSIATRSLIQGTTAVIHAGFDAGAVNRALREERITLLSVVPTMLARMLEADERPYPPSVRAVLVGGGPVSRDLLERAAARGLPVLQTYGLTEATSQVTTLAPGDALAHLGSAGKPLFSVRLRVAAPAGQPGEILVAGPTVFPGYFDDPEATARALRDGWLHTGDIGLIDAEGFLTILDRRHDLVVTGGENVYPAEVEAALEAHPAVREAAVVGLPDPHWGQVVAAAVVLRDARAPGWGELEAWLRARLAGYKVPRRWLALDELPRTTSGKLQRHLVRTRFGGGP from the coding sequence GTGATCTCCCCGGCCCTCCCGCCGTTCGACTGGGTTGCGCACCGGGCCTCTGCTCTCCCGCGCCACCCTGCCGTCGAGTTTGGCGCTGAGGTTTTGTCATTTGCGGAACTTGACCATCGGGTGTCCGCGTTCGCGCAGGAGCTGCTCGGTGCCGGCGTGCGCCCAGGCGACAGGGTCGGGCTGCTGGCCGGCAACTCGGCCCACTACGTCGCAGCAGTATTCGGGACGGCCCGGGCCGGGGCAATTGTTGCTCCGCTGAACTGGCGGCTCGCTGCCGGCGAACTCGCCTGGCAGCTGAACCGCATCGGCACCCGTCTCTTGCTGCACGACCAGGCCTTCGCCTCGGCTGCGTCTGAAATCGCCCGGGCGGCCGGTATCCCGGCCATGAGCATTGCCGGCGGGGCCGACGGCGCCGTATCCGGTCCCTGTGAGTGGCCGGGTACCTGGTCGGGCGACTTCGTGCTCATGTTTACCTCTGGTACAACCGGCAGGCCGAAGGCGGCTCGGCTCACCTTCGAAAACTTCTTTGCCAGCGCGGCTGCTTCTGCCTTCAACATCGGCGTTGATCCAGCGGACCGCTGGCTGGCGTGCATGCCGCTCTGCCACGTCGGCGGGCTCTCCATCGCGACCCGGTCGCTCATCCAGGGCACAACGGCCGTCATCCACGCCGGGTTCGATGCCGGTGCGGTGAACCGCGCCCTCCGCGAGGAGCGCATCACTCTGCTTTCTGTCGTTCCAACGATGCTCGCGCGGATGCTCGAGGCCGACGAGCGCCCGTACCCCCCGTCCGTACGGGCGGTCCTGGTCGGGGGCGGTCCGGTCTCGCGGGACCTGCTGGAGCGCGCCGCCGCACGGGGGCTGCCTGTTCTCCAGACCTACGGCCTCACCGAAGCGACAAGCCAGGTCACGACCCTGGCCCCGGGCGATGCGCTTGCCCATCTGGGTTCGGCCGGAAAGCCGCTCTTCAGCGTACGCCTGCGGGTTGCGGCGCCGGCCGGCCAGCCCGGCGAAATTCTTGTTGCCGGGCCCACCGTCTTCCCGGGCTATTTCGATGACCCTGAGGCGACAGCCCGGGCCCTGCGCGACGGCTGGCTCCACACCGGCGACATTGGCCTCATTGATGCCGAGGGGTTTTTGACTATCCTGGACCGCCGCCACGACCTGGTGGTCACCGGCGGTGAAAACGTCTACCCGGCCGAGGTGGAGGCCGCGCTCGAAGCCCATCCGGCGGTTCGCGAGGCTGCTGTTGTCGGCCTGCCCGACCCCCACTGGGGCCAGGTCGTAGCCGCTGCGGTTGTGCTGAGGGATGCACGGGCGCCCGGCTGGGGCGAGCTCGAGGCGTGGCTGCGGGCGCGGCTTGCCGGGTACAAGGTGCCGCGGCGCTGGCTCGCCCTCGATGAACTCCCCCGTACGACCAGCGGGAAGCTCCAGCGGCACCTCGTCCGCACCCGGTTCGGCGGCGGGCCGTAG
- a CDS encoding mandelate racemase/muconate lactonizing enzyme family protein, with protein sequence MSRVASARLVPYRLRLRAAHGDARGGFALREGVLLHLTDTVGRVGLGDCAPLPPFTPPLDVCCRALAAEAERLPGTDPIAGFYELMAAPDTSLPAPARAAVEMALGWLAAQELGIPLGRLLAPDSQVRPVRLAVNALVDAADVAEALAQAGRFAAEGYTVFKVKVGLGADRDAAVLRELRDRLGPRALVRVDANGAWSPAEFATIAPLLRAADIDLIEQPLAPGVPSAEWARLRAETGLRIAADESLANGARGLELIRATACDAVVLKPSLLGLAASAWLARAAREAGLEVIVSGAFESGAGLAAALEFAAVFGSAGTAHGFATALAVLDDPVAGVPLPAAGGVELPAAGALPALAPAANAREALA encoded by the coding sequence GTGAGCCGGGTCGCCTCTGCGCGGCTGGTGCCCTACCGGCTCAGGCTCCGCGCTGCCCACGGCGACGCGCGGGGCGGCTTCGCCCTGCGGGAAGGGGTGCTCCTGCACCTGACCGACACCGTCGGCCGGGTTGGGCTCGGTGATTGCGCCCCGCTGCCGCCGTTTACCCCGCCGCTCGACGTGTGCTGCCGGGCCCTCGCCGCTGAAGCGGAGCGCCTGCCGGGGACGGACCCCATAGCCGGCTTCTACGAGCTGATGGCCGCCCCCGATACCAGCCTGCCTGCCCCTGCCCGGGCTGCCGTTGAAATGGCGCTCGGGTGGCTCGCCGCGCAGGAGCTCGGCATCCCGCTCGGTCGGCTGCTCGCTCCGGACTCTCAGGTGCGCCCGGTACGCCTGGCGGTCAATGCCCTGGTCGATGCTGCCGATGTCGCTGAGGCCCTCGCCCAGGCCGGGCGGTTCGCTGCCGAGGGCTACACGGTCTTTAAAGTGAAGGTCGGCCTCGGCGCTGACCGGGATGCCGCCGTGCTGCGGGAGCTTCGCGACCGTCTAGGGCCGCGGGCCCTGGTCCGCGTCGACGCGAACGGAGCCTGGTCGCCCGCCGAGTTTGCGACGATCGCCCCCCTGCTGCGCGCAGCCGACATCGACCTCATCGAGCAACCCCTTGCCCCCGGTGTGCCGTCGGCCGAGTGGGCCCGGCTCCGGGCGGAGACCGGCCTGCGCATCGCCGCCGACGAGTCGCTGGCTAACGGGGCCCGGGGGCTGGAGCTCATCCGGGCGACGGCCTGCGATGCGGTCGTGCTGAAACCGTCTCTGCTGGGGCTCGCTGCATCAGCCTGGCTCGCCCGTGCGGCCCGGGAGGCCGGCCTCGAGGTGATTGTAAGCGGCGCGTTCGAGAGCGGGGCAGGGCTCGCAGCCGCGCTGGAGTTTGCCGCAGTGTTCGGTTCGGCGGGTACCGCCCACGGCTTCGCGACCGCCCTCGCTGTGCTCGATGACCCGGTCGCCGGCGTGCCCCTGCCCGCCGCTGGCGGTGTCGAGCTCCCGGCCGCCGGGGCACTTCCTGCCCTCGCCCCTGCGGCAAACGCCAGGGAGGCGCTCGCGTGA
- the menB gene encoding 1,4-dihydroxy-2-naphthoyl-CoA synthase — translation MTAIQWQTVQTYDDIIFQRAEGIARISINRPEVHNAFRPKTTFELIDAFSRAREDPEVGVILFTGEGGRAFCSGGDQRVRGHGGYVGEDNVPRLNVTDLHKLIRSIPKPVIALVAGWAIGGGHVLHVICDLTIAAENARFGQTGPKVGSFDGGFGAIQLARNVGQKKAREIWYLCRQYDAREALEMGLVNAVVPLEDLEAEGVRWAKQILKMSPIAIRMLKSAFNAELDGMVGITELAHNANMLFYMTDEAKEGRNAFLEKREPAYSDFSKFPRRP, via the coding sequence ATGACCGCTATCCAGTGGCAGACGGTCCAGACCTACGACGACATCATCTTCCAGCGCGCCGAAGGCATCGCGCGCATCAGCATCAACCGGCCCGAGGTCCACAACGCGTTCCGGCCGAAAACTACCTTCGAGCTGATCGATGCCTTCTCACGCGCCCGGGAGGACCCCGAGGTCGGCGTTATCCTCTTTACCGGCGAGGGCGGCCGGGCATTCTGCTCCGGCGGCGACCAGCGCGTCCGCGGTCACGGCGGGTACGTTGGCGAAGACAATGTCCCGCGGCTGAACGTTACGGACCTCCACAAGCTGATCCGCTCCATTCCGAAGCCGGTCATCGCCCTCGTCGCCGGCTGGGCGATCGGTGGCGGGCATGTGCTCCACGTTATCTGCGACCTGACCATCGCCGCCGAGAACGCCCGCTTCGGTCAAACCGGCCCGAAGGTCGGCAGCTTCGACGGGGGCTTTGGCGCCATCCAGCTCGCCCGGAACGTGGGCCAGAAGAAGGCGCGCGAAATCTGGTACCTCTGCCGCCAGTACGACGCCCGCGAGGCGCTCGAGATGGGCCTCGTCAACGCGGTGGTCCCACTCGAAGACCTCGAGGCCGAAGGTGTCCGCTGGGCGAAGCAAATCCTGAAGATGAGCCCGATCGCCATCCGCATGCTGAAGTCGGCCTTTAACGCCGAACTCGATGGCATGGTCGGCATCACCGAGCTCGCCCACAATGCCAACATGCTGTTCTACATGACTGATGAGGCGAAGGAGGGACGCAACGCCTTCCTCGAAAAGCGCGAGCCGGCCTACTCCGACTTCAGCAAGTTCCCCCGCCGGCCGTGA
- the menH gene encoding 2-succinyl-6-hydroxy-2,4-cyclohexadiene-1-carboxylate synthase, whose amino-acid sequence MTRYEVVPGFSLNVEAWGDGPPVVLLHGFTGSARAWGRFGELLGARYCCVAVDIVGHGLSDAPADLEHYRMEQAARDLVAAVRAATGRERCAWLGYSMGGRTAIAVACLHPQTVAALATIGASPGLSTEPERAERRRADEALADRIEREGVEAFVDYWESLPLWASQAHLPAEVLRAQRQVRLANRPAGLAGSLRGMGTGAQPPFHDALRSLAAPFLALAGELDAKYADIARAMAALAPAGSAGLIPGAGHAAQLEAPDAVFTAVDTFLRQHYLPEALP is encoded by the coding sequence GTGACGAGGTACGAAGTCGTGCCCGGTTTCTCGCTGAACGTGGAGGCCTGGGGCGACGGACCGCCCGTTGTGCTGCTGCACGGGTTCACCGGCTCCGCGCGGGCATGGGGCCGGTTCGGTGAGCTCCTCGGGGCGCGGTACTGCTGCGTGGCCGTCGACATCGTTGGGCATGGCCTGTCCGATGCCCCGGCAGACCTCGAGCACTACAGGATGGAGCAGGCAGCCCGGGACCTCGTTGCAGCTGTCCGCGCTGCGACCGGACGCGAGCGCTGCGCATGGCTGGGCTATTCGATGGGCGGGCGCACGGCGATCGCGGTCGCCTGCCTCCACCCGCAGACCGTCGCAGCCCTGGCGACCATCGGGGCCTCGCCGGGTCTCTCTACCGAACCCGAGCGAGCCGAACGGCGCCGCGCCGACGAAGCCCTCGCCGACCGAATTGAGCGGGAAGGTGTGGAGGCGTTTGTCGACTACTGGGAGTCGCTCCCGCTGTGGGCCTCACAGGCGCACCTCCCGGCAGAGGTCCTGCGCGCGCAGCGGCAGGTGCGGCTGGCCAATCGCCCGGCCGGGCTCGCCGGCAGCCTGCGCGGGATGGGGACCGGCGCACAGCCGCCCTTCCACGACGCCCTGAGGTCGCTTGCTGCTCCGTTCCTCGCGCTCGCGGGTGAACTGGACGCGAAGTACGCTGACATCGCCCGCGCCATGGCCGCGCTGGCCCCGGCTGGCAGCGCAGGGCTTATCCCGGGCGCCGGGCACGCGGCTCAGCTCGAGGCGCCCGATGCGGTGTTCACCGCGGTCGATACCTTCCTTCGCCAGCATTACCTCCCGGAGGCTCTTCCATGA